In a genomic window of Dermochelys coriacea isolate rDerCor1 chromosome 11, rDerCor1.pri.v4, whole genome shotgun sequence:
- the PARP14 gene encoding protein mono-ADP-ribosyltransferase PARP14 isoform X9 → MAGQATCPFPLVVEGAWGGSGLPKNLRKKLLCYFQSGKKSGGGECEIQERPGQVLVCFAQEEVRQRVLNKETHELDWAAKGKLKLVVMHPETGATKKDVSGEVPGPKEDSKTPSKHQEPVSSDDGNSVSVEQEKRKRGNLGKEMTSSEQSTVVIITAPGEEIDDDLVSMYLENKMRSGGGPIKSCVRNNQEIIITFENAEDAQEVLGKKDHSVKKIALHVKPWQAENIQELPQMTSSLVVLENIQETLKQYMLTMLVENISGLSEDDNDFSMEMIPEINVAVVTFIKDIDLREFVKKFNQNHRAKQQNITARHLEVTKSIKAENLPPNISNDYITVYFESKRNGSAQVSNVEQLPEENSAIITFHYQKDVNTVLAKQHSLNKVPISVYPYYSSLGTALYGKERPQIEMPEPMTMSLDPYIWQFLQMDNRLIQEINHEMADCKCELMWPQPNCANPEITLCPSNALSKQRSMIRLIKTWNEDVAKKFLCSMSKYKAIKCEVNSVVWEAIRNSLVKDGVLVVPDIPKNVVFLVGKTEIVKGAEQELKEQIKNARKKIEREKQSIEQTLSVGPGKYAILHLAGLEENVYKEYPSLKICCDASSKSIHLCGAAAEVFKVKSEILEKVHRMAQKSINVHPYIFQFLQHVDNETLSQQLFMSNQIIAFYELGTDNIMLIAGSPDVLLDAEEEMKKDLIYKCIDLEDNSVLKKREWKELISHLSKAHNCSKETVIIIELENQVVIAGYFRPVAEAYQQLSDFVDKHTQVQKVIIAKSVAVVMFVEKAKFNIWLELKKKGVKIEFGTQNKRKGIFLSGPRVEVFQAVTKIEEILSSLHSENVVIDKPGAKVFFKEQEHLYVTGVKQQFNCLIRLQEAGEEQREDGEVSNVYKKQGQPHCEKILQNGVVVAVYKGDLCSHPVDVVVNASNEDLKHIGGLAEALLKGAGPELQTECDRIVWKRGPLQPGHAVITDAGNLPCKQVIHAVGPRWRDHEAEKCMRLLKRAVKESLHLAETYNHHSIAIPAISAGIFGFPLKLCAHSIATSIKETLEDSPGESCLKEIHLVDSSEKTVQAFTDAFKDVFRDQSPRHISSPPSEAAFKPRKSRNARSRKGLQMVTTDEGLSIILEKGGIEDATTDVVVNSVARDLQLDKGPLSKALLSKAGPMLQAQLYEEGLPEVASEGSVFKTDGYNLGCRFVLHAIVPGWKNGQESAQKLLRDIITECLQTAEQLSLKSVTFPAIGTGNLGFPKPVVAKLMFDQVFKFSRKKNIQFLQDVHFLLYPNDTDNIQAFSDELQIRASGNITNVKMHKLVPENAKQGQAFFGPISTPKQGVHEMQIGSITFQIASGDITTQKTDVIVNISNQTFNLKAGVSKAILEGAGPQVEAECAQLASQPHDDLITTQAGNLMCKKIIHLVALNDTKSFVSKVLQECELKKYTSVAFPAIGTGQAGLDPAVVANNMMDAVVDFASDKSVQIVKNIKIIIFQPQLLSVFHANMQKREGTAKVPDAPASESFLSKCASFFGLGKRATEKKPAMVLQKKIERTVFQICGESQKNMEDAISWIKNLILKEQHESSISDEWISSFDDQEYKELADLQKKLSIQLEYKYPVPLIRVSGVTKDVLRACLEIQGMIKRVSSVQEEQSKAELLSNLVEWQYIENNQYLPFDSLTNLRLEDAAALNQKEINITIWNKNYQVDLEAKRAIDDKGKSMAILRISKDEGKQLIALPEEWCDMKQERVKVMELHQEMKEYRDVQMKFQQTCSAFKIEKLHAMGMEPTLLSMPIILPMIPTQNQMQMGKNTCTWPESSLENIVLDKKE, encoded by the exons TGAGGCAGCGAGTTCTTAACAAAGAGACCCATGAGCTTGACTGGGCAGCGAAAGGAAAATTAAAGCTGGTTGTCATGCATCCTGAAACAGGGGCAACCAAAAAAGACGTGTCTGGGGAAGTGCCGGGTCCTAAAGAG GATTCCAAGACACCAAGCAAACACCAAGAACCAG TCAGCTCTGATGATGGGAATTCTGTGTCTGTAGAGcaggaaaagaggaaaagag GAAATTTGGGAAAAGAGATGACATCCTCTGAGCAATCCACTGTAGTAATCATCACTGCCCCAGGGGAGGAAATTGATGATGACCTTGTGAGCATGTACTTAGAAAATAAAATGCGGTCAGGTGGGGGACCCATCAAATCCTGCGTCAGAAATAATCAAGAAATAAtcatcacctttgaaaatgcTGAAG ATGCACAAGAAGTCTTGGGAAAAAAGGATCACTCAGTAAAGAAAATTGCACTCCATGTGAAACCATGGCAAGCGGAGAATATCCAAGAACTCCCACAAATGACTTCATCCCTAGTTGTACTTGAAAATATACAAGAGACTTTAAAACAATACATGTTAACTATGCTGGTGGAAAACATCAGTGGCTTATCAGAAGATGACAATGACTTCAGTATGGAAATGATACCTGAAATTAATGTGGCTGTAGTTACATTTATCAAAGATATTG ATCTAAGGGAATTTGTTAAAAAGTTCAACCAAAACCATAGGGCGAAGCAACAAAATATTACAGCACGGCATCTTGAGGTGACAAAAAGCATTAAGGCTGAAAATTTACCACCTAACATATCTAATGACTATATAACTGTCTACTTTGAAAGTAAAAGAAATGGAAGTGCACAAGTGTCAAATGTAGAACAGTTACCTGAAGAGAATTCAGCTATCATTACTTTTCATTATCAGAAAG atgTAAACACTGTCTTGGCAAAGCAGCATTCACTCAACAAAGTACCAATTTCTGTGTATCCGTACTACAGCTCATTGGGTACAGCTCTATATGGAAAGGAAAGGCCTCAAATAGAGATGCCAGAACCAATGACAATGTCTCTGGATCCTTACATCTGGCAGTTTTTACAGATGGATAATAGGCTAATCCAGGAAATAAATCATGAAATGGCAGATTGCAAATGTGAACTAATGTGGCCTCAACCCAACTGTGCAAATCCAGAAATAACACTGTGTCCCTCAAATGCCTTATCTAAACAGAGATCAATGATCAGGTTGATCAAGACATGGAATGAAGATGTTGCTAAAAAGTTCTTATGTAGCATGTCAAAGTACAAGGCCATTAAATGTGAAGTAAATTCAGTGGTGTGGGAAGCCATAAGAAACAGCTTGGTAAAAGATGGTGTTTTGGTCGTACCTGACATTCCCAAGAACGTGGTTTTCTTAGTAGGTAAGACAGAGATTGTGAAGGGTGCAGAGCAAGAACTGAAGGAGCAAATAAAAAATgccaggaaaaaaattgaaagagaaaAGCAGAGCATAGAACAAACTCTGTCAGTTGGCCCAGGAAAGTATGCAATTTTACACCTTGCTGGTCTAGAGGAGAATGTTTACAAGGAGTACCCGTCTCTGAAGATATGTTGTGATGCATCATCAAAGAGTATTCATCtgtgtggagcagctgcagaagtaTTTAAAGTCAAAAGTGAAATACTAGAAAAAGTGCACAGAATGGCACAGAAATCAATCAATGTCCATCCTTACATTTTCCAGTTCCTACAACACGTAGATAATGAAACACTGTCACAGCAGTTATTTATGTCAAATCAAATTATTGCCTTTTATGAGCTTGGCACTGATAACATAATGCTGATAGCAGGTTCTCCTGACGTTCTTCTCGATGCAGAAGAAGAAATGAAGAAGGATTTGATTTACAAATGCATTGACCTGGAGGACAACTCAGTCCTCAAAAAGAGAGAATGGAAGGAGCTCATCAGTCATTTGTCCAAGGCACATAACTGTTCCAAGGAAACTGTAATAATTATTGAGTTGGAGAATCAAGTAGTCATTGCTGGTTATTTCAGACCAGTAGCAGAAGCATATCAGCAACTTTCTGATTTTGTAGATAAACACACTCAGGTACAAAAAGTCATCATCGCTAAGTCTGTGGCAGTTGTAATGTTTGTGGAGAAGGCAAAGTTCAATATTTGGcttgaattaaaaaagaaaggtgTGAAAATTGAATTTGGCACACAGAATAAACGTAAAGGTATTTTCCTGAGTGGACCAAGAGTGGAAGTGTTCCAGGCGGTCACCAAAATTGAAGAAATTCTGTCTTCTCTACATTCAGAAAATGTGGTAATTGATAAACCAGGGGCCaaggtgttttttaaagaacaagaaCACTTGTATGTGACTGGTGTGAAACAACAATTTAACTGTCTGATCAGGCTGCAAGAAGCTGGAGAAGAACAAAGAGAAGATGGTGAAGTTAGTAATGTGTATAAGAAACAAGGCCAGCCCCACTGTGAAAAGATCCTGCAAAATGGAGTTGTAGTAGCAGTTTATAAAGGGGACTTGTGCAGTCATCCAGTTGACGTTGtggtgaatgcatccaatgaggaCTTAAAGCATATTGGTGGCCTTGCTGAGGCCCTTTTAAAAGGTGCAGGGCCAGAACTACAAACAGAATGTGACCGTATTGTGTGGAAACGAGGCCCTTTGCAGCCTGGCCATGCTGTTATTACAGATGCTGGGAACCTCCCATGTAAACAGGTGATTCATGCTGTTGGGCCCAGGTGGAGAGATCATGAAGCAGAAAAGTGCATGCGCCTGTTAAAAAGAGCAGTAAAGGAAAGCCTACACCTGGCTGAAACATACAATCATCATTCCATAGCCATCCCTGCTATCAGCGCCGGGATTTTTGGGTTCCCATTAAAATTGTGTGCACATTCAATTGCAACATCTATCAAGGAAACGTTGGAAGATTCTCCAGGGGAAAGCTGCTTGAAAGAGATTCATCTTGTGGACTCTTCAGAGAAAACAGTTCAGGCTTTCACTGATGCCTTCAAAGACGTGTTTAGAGATCAATCACCCCGACACATTTCGTCACCTCCATCTGAAGCAGCCTTCAAGCCCAGAAAAAGTAGAAATGCTCGAAGTAGAAAGGGTCTCCAGATGGTAACAACCGATGAAGGATTAAGCATCATACTGGAGAAAGGAGGCATCGAAGATGCTACA ACGGACGTCGTCGTAAACAGCGTTGCCCGAGATCTACAGCTTGATAAAGGTCCACTCTCTAAAGCCTTGCTGAGCAAGGCAGGTCCGATGCTCCAAGCACAATTATATGAAGAAGGCCTACCAGAAGTAGCTAGTGAAGGGTCTGTGTTCAAAACAGATGGATATAATCTGGGCTGCCGTTTCGTGCTTCATGCCATTGTTCCTGGATGGAAAAATGGGCAAGAATCTGCACAGAAG CTCCTAAGAGACATCATCACAGAATGTCTTCAGACTGCTGAGCAACTGTCTTTAAAGTCAGTCACATTCCCAGCAATTGGAACAGGGAATTTAGGGTTTCCTAAGCCTGTTGTTGCTAAATTAATGTTTGACCAGGTGTTCAAATTCAGTcgtaaaaaaaatattcagtttcttCAGGACGTTCACTTTCTGTTGTATCCAAATGATACAGATAATATTCAG GCATTTTCAGATGAACTGCAAATTAGAGCAAGTGGAAATATTACCAATGTCAAAATGCACAAGCTGGTGCCCGAGAATGCCAAGCAAGGACAAg CTTTCTTTGGGCCCATTTCAACCCCAAAACAGGGAGTGCATGAAATGCAGATTGGTTCCATTACATTCCAAATAGCAAGTGGAGACATTACCACACAAAAGACGGATGTCATTGTAAACATATCAAATCAAACGTTTAACCTCAAAGCAG GTGTCTCTAAGGCAATTCTGGAAGGTGCTGGACCACAGGTTGAAGCAGAATGTGCTCAGCTAG CCTCACAACCTCACGATGACCTTATAACCACACAAGCAGGAAACCTGATGTGcaaaaaaataattcatcttgTTGCCCTGAACGATACCAAATCTTTTGTCTCCAAAGTGCTCCAGGAGTGTGAACTGAAGAAGTACACATCGGTTGCCTTCCCAGCAATTGGAACAG GTCAGGCAGGCCTTGATCCAGCAGTAGTAGCTAATAACATGATGGATGCTGTAGTTGATTTTGCAAGTGATAAATCTGTTCAAATtgtgaaaaacattaaaattatcaTCTTCCAGCCACAACTACTAAGTGTGTTCCATGCAAACATGCAGAAAAGAGAAGGTACTGCTAAAGTACCTGATGCACCTGCATCAGAGTCCTTCTTGTCAAAATGTGCTT CATTCTTCGGCTTGGGAAAACGTGCTACAGAAAAAAAGCCTGCAatggttttgcaaaaaaaaattgagagaactGTTTTTCAGATTTGTGGTGAAAGCCAAAAAAACATGGAAGATGCTATATCCTGGAttaaaaacctgattttaaagGAACAGCATGAAAGCAGTATCTCAGATGAATGGATTTCAAGCTTTGATGACCAGGAATATAAGGAACTGGCAGACCTCCAGAAGAAACTGTCCATTCAGCTGGAATACAAGTATCCTGTGCCTTTAATTCGAGTTTCTGGTGTTACCAAAGACGTCTTGCGTGCTTGCTTGGAAATTCAAGGCATGATCAAAAGAGTTAGCTCGGTTCAAGAAGAACAGTCCAAGGCAGAACTTCTCAGCAACCTAGTTGAGTGGCAATATATAGAAAATAATCAGTACCTGCCTTTTGACAGCCTAACAAATCTACGCTTAGAGGATGCTGCAGCATTAAACCAAAAAGAGATTAACATCACCATTTGGAATAAAAACTATCAAGTGGATCTGGAAGCCAAACGTGCTATAGATGACAAAGGGAAAAGTATGGCCATTCTACGAATCTCAAAAGATGAAG GTAAACAGTTAATAGCTCTCCCTGAAGAGTGGTGTGATATGAAACAAGAACGTGTCAAAGTGATGGAGTTACATCAAGAAATGAAAGAATATCGAGATGTTCAGATGAAGTTTCAACAGACGTGTTCAGCATTCAAAATTGAAAAG
- the PARP14 gene encoding protein mono-ADP-ribosyltransferase PARP14 isoform X8 has translation MTNAASPSGIGPCKALTLGACDIIHLQRDRNHFFRTKRDLFLPSGNLGKEMTSSEQSTVVIITAPGEEIDDDLVSMYLENKMRSGGGPIKSCVRNNQEIIITFENAEDAQEVLGKKDHSVKKIALHVKPWQAENIQELPQMTSSLVVLENIQETLKQYMLTMLVENISGLSEDDNDFSMEMIPEINVAVVTFIKDIDLREFVKKFNQNHRAKQQNITARHLEVTKSIKAENLPPNISNDYITVYFESKRNGSAQVSNVEQLPEENSAIITFHYQKDVNTVLAKQHSLNKVPISVYPYYSSLGTALYGKERPQIEMPEPMTMSLDPYIWQFLQMDNRLIQEINHEMADCKCELMWPQPNCANPEITLCPSNALSKQRSMIRLIKTWNEDVAKKFLCSMSKYKAIKCEVNSVVWEAIRNSLVKDGVLVVPDIPKNVVFLVGKTEIVKGAEQELKEQIKNARKKIEREKQSIEQTLSVGPGKYAILHLAGLEENVYKEYPSLKICCDASSKSIHLCGAAAEVFKVKSEILEKVHRMAQKSINVHPYIFQFLQHVDNETLSQQLFMSNQIIAFYELGTDNIMLIAGSPDVLLDAEEEMKKDLIYKCIDLEDNSVLKKREWKELISHLSKAHNCSKETVIIIELENQVVIAGYFRPVAEAYQQLSDFVDKHTQVQKVIIAKSVAVVMFVEKAKFNIWLELKKKGVKIEFGTQNKRKGIFLSGPRVEVFQAVTKIEEILSSLHSENVVIDKPGAKVFFKEQEHLYVTGVKQQFNCLIRLQEAGEEQREDGEVSNVYKKQGQPHCEKILQNGVVVAVYKGDLCSHPVDVVVNASNEDLKHIGGLAEALLKGAGPELQTECDRIVWKRGPLQPGHAVITDAGNLPCKQVIHAVGPRWRDHEAEKCMRLLKRAVKESLHLAETYNHHSIAIPAISAGIFGFPLKLCAHSIATSIKETLEDSPGESCLKEIHLVDSSEKTVQAFTDAFKDVFRDQSPRHISSPPSEAAFKPRKSRNARSRKGLQMVTTDEGLSIILEKGGIEDATTDVVVNSVARDLQLDKGPLSKALLSKAGPMLQAQLYEEGLPEVASEGSVFKTDGYNLGCRFVLHAIVPGWKNGQESAQKLLRDIITECLQTAEQLSLKSVTFPAIGTGNLGFPKPVVAKLMFDQVFKFSRKKNIQFLQDVHFLLYPNDTDNIQAFSDELQIRASGNITNVKMHKLVPENAKQGQAFFGPISTPKQGVHEMQIGSITFQIASGDITTQKTDVIVNISNQTFNLKAGVSKAILEGAGPQVEAECAQLASQPHDDLITTQAGNLMCKKIIHLVALNDTKSFVSKVLQECELKKYTSVAFPAIGTGQAGLDPAVVANNMMDAVVDFASDKSVQIVKNIKIIIFQPQLLSVFHANMQKREGTAKVPDAPASESFLSKCASFFGLGKRATEKKPAMVLQKKIERTVFQICGESQKNMEDAISWIKNLILKEQHESSISDEWISSFDDQEYKELADLQKKLSIQLEYKYPVPLIRVSGVTKDVLRACLEIQGMIKRVSSVQEEQSKAELLSNLVEWQYIENNQYLPFDSLTNLRLEDAAALNQKEINITIWNKNYQVDLEAKRAIDDKGKSMAILRISKDEGKQLIALPEEWCDMKQERVKVMELHQEMKEYRDVQMKFQQTCSAFKIEKIERIQNPYYWQAYQIKKQEMDSKNGNTNNERLLFHGTTSGSLTIINHKGFNRSYAGMNAACYGNGTYFAVNANYSAHDTYSKPDANGKKYMYLARVLVGEYCAGQKGIIAPPSKNNTDPTDLFDSVTDNKTNPSMFVIFNDIQAYPEYLITFTK, from the exons ATGACTAATGCAGCAAGCCCATCTGGGATTGGACCCTGCAAGGCTTTGACTTTAGGAGCCTGTGACATCATACATTTGCAGAGAGACAGAAACCACTTCTTCAGAACAAAGCGTGATTTATTTTTGCCCAGCG GAAATTTGGGAAAAGAGATGACATCCTCTGAGCAATCCACTGTAGTAATCATCACTGCCCCAGGGGAGGAAATTGATGATGACCTTGTGAGCATGTACTTAGAAAATAAAATGCGGTCAGGTGGGGGACCCATCAAATCCTGCGTCAGAAATAATCAAGAAATAAtcatcacctttgaaaatgcTGAAG ATGCACAAGAAGTCTTGGGAAAAAAGGATCACTCAGTAAAGAAAATTGCACTCCATGTGAAACCATGGCAAGCGGAGAATATCCAAGAACTCCCACAAATGACTTCATCCCTAGTTGTACTTGAAAATATACAAGAGACTTTAAAACAATACATGTTAACTATGCTGGTGGAAAACATCAGTGGCTTATCAGAAGATGACAATGACTTCAGTATGGAAATGATACCTGAAATTAATGTGGCTGTAGTTACATTTATCAAAGATATTG ATCTAAGGGAATTTGTTAAAAAGTTCAACCAAAACCATAGGGCGAAGCAACAAAATATTACAGCACGGCATCTTGAGGTGACAAAAAGCATTAAGGCTGAAAATTTACCACCTAACATATCTAATGACTATATAACTGTCTACTTTGAAAGTAAAAGAAATGGAAGTGCACAAGTGTCAAATGTAGAACAGTTACCTGAAGAGAATTCAGCTATCATTACTTTTCATTATCAGAAAG atgTAAACACTGTCTTGGCAAAGCAGCATTCACTCAACAAAGTACCAATTTCTGTGTATCCGTACTACAGCTCATTGGGTACAGCTCTATATGGAAAGGAAAGGCCTCAAATAGAGATGCCAGAACCAATGACAATGTCTCTGGATCCTTACATCTGGCAGTTTTTACAGATGGATAATAGGCTAATCCAGGAAATAAATCATGAAATGGCAGATTGCAAATGTGAACTAATGTGGCCTCAACCCAACTGTGCAAATCCAGAAATAACACTGTGTCCCTCAAATGCCTTATCTAAACAGAGATCAATGATCAGGTTGATCAAGACATGGAATGAAGATGTTGCTAAAAAGTTCTTATGTAGCATGTCAAAGTACAAGGCCATTAAATGTGAAGTAAATTCAGTGGTGTGGGAAGCCATAAGAAACAGCTTGGTAAAAGATGGTGTTTTGGTCGTACCTGACATTCCCAAGAACGTGGTTTTCTTAGTAGGTAAGACAGAGATTGTGAAGGGTGCAGAGCAAGAACTGAAGGAGCAAATAAAAAATgccaggaaaaaaattgaaagagaaaAGCAGAGCATAGAACAAACTCTGTCAGTTGGCCCAGGAAAGTATGCAATTTTACACCTTGCTGGTCTAGAGGAGAATGTTTACAAGGAGTACCCGTCTCTGAAGATATGTTGTGATGCATCATCAAAGAGTATTCATCtgtgtggagcagctgcagaagtaTTTAAAGTCAAAAGTGAAATACTAGAAAAAGTGCACAGAATGGCACAGAAATCAATCAATGTCCATCCTTACATTTTCCAGTTCCTACAACACGTAGATAATGAAACACTGTCACAGCAGTTATTTATGTCAAATCAAATTATTGCCTTTTATGAGCTTGGCACTGATAACATAATGCTGATAGCAGGTTCTCCTGACGTTCTTCTCGATGCAGAAGAAGAAATGAAGAAGGATTTGATTTACAAATGCATTGACCTGGAGGACAACTCAGTCCTCAAAAAGAGAGAATGGAAGGAGCTCATCAGTCATTTGTCCAAGGCACATAACTGTTCCAAGGAAACTGTAATAATTATTGAGTTGGAGAATCAAGTAGTCATTGCTGGTTATTTCAGACCAGTAGCAGAAGCATATCAGCAACTTTCTGATTTTGTAGATAAACACACTCAGGTACAAAAAGTCATCATCGCTAAGTCTGTGGCAGTTGTAATGTTTGTGGAGAAGGCAAAGTTCAATATTTGGcttgaattaaaaaagaaaggtgTGAAAATTGAATTTGGCACACAGAATAAACGTAAAGGTATTTTCCTGAGTGGACCAAGAGTGGAAGTGTTCCAGGCGGTCACCAAAATTGAAGAAATTCTGTCTTCTCTACATTCAGAAAATGTGGTAATTGATAAACCAGGGGCCaaggtgttttttaaagaacaagaaCACTTGTATGTGACTGGTGTGAAACAACAATTTAACTGTCTGATCAGGCTGCAAGAAGCTGGAGAAGAACAAAGAGAAGATGGTGAAGTTAGTAATGTGTATAAGAAACAAGGCCAGCCCCACTGTGAAAAGATCCTGCAAAATGGAGTTGTAGTAGCAGTTTATAAAGGGGACTTGTGCAGTCATCCAGTTGACGTTGtggtgaatgcatccaatgaggaCTTAAAGCATATTGGTGGCCTTGCTGAGGCCCTTTTAAAAGGTGCAGGGCCAGAACTACAAACAGAATGTGACCGTATTGTGTGGAAACGAGGCCCTTTGCAGCCTGGCCATGCTGTTATTACAGATGCTGGGAACCTCCCATGTAAACAGGTGATTCATGCTGTTGGGCCCAGGTGGAGAGATCATGAAGCAGAAAAGTGCATGCGCCTGTTAAAAAGAGCAGTAAAGGAAAGCCTACACCTGGCTGAAACATACAATCATCATTCCATAGCCATCCCTGCTATCAGCGCCGGGATTTTTGGGTTCCCATTAAAATTGTGTGCACATTCAATTGCAACATCTATCAAGGAAACGTTGGAAGATTCTCCAGGGGAAAGCTGCTTGAAAGAGATTCATCTTGTGGACTCTTCAGAGAAAACAGTTCAGGCTTTCACTGATGCCTTCAAAGACGTGTTTAGAGATCAATCACCCCGACACATTTCGTCACCTCCATCTGAAGCAGCCTTCAAGCCCAGAAAAAGTAGAAATGCTCGAAGTAGAAAGGGTCTCCAGATGGTAACAACCGATGAAGGATTAAGCATCATACTGGAGAAAGGAGGCATCGAAGATGCTACA ACGGACGTCGTCGTAAACAGCGTTGCCCGAGATCTACAGCTTGATAAAGGTCCACTCTCTAAAGCCTTGCTGAGCAAGGCAGGTCCGATGCTCCAAGCACAATTATATGAAGAAGGCCTACCAGAAGTAGCTAGTGAAGGGTCTGTGTTCAAAACAGATGGATATAATCTGGGCTGCCGTTTCGTGCTTCATGCCATTGTTCCTGGATGGAAAAATGGGCAAGAATCTGCACAGAAG CTCCTAAGAGACATCATCACAGAATGTCTTCAGACTGCTGAGCAACTGTCTTTAAAGTCAGTCACATTCCCAGCAATTGGAACAGGGAATTTAGGGTTTCCTAAGCCTGTTGTTGCTAAATTAATGTTTGACCAGGTGTTCAAATTCAGTcgtaaaaaaaatattcagtttcttCAGGACGTTCACTTTCTGTTGTATCCAAATGATACAGATAATATTCAG GCATTTTCAGATGAACTGCAAATTAGAGCAAGTGGAAATATTACCAATGTCAAAATGCACAAGCTGGTGCCCGAGAATGCCAAGCAAGGACAAg CTTTCTTTGGGCCCATTTCAACCCCAAAACAGGGAGTGCATGAAATGCAGATTGGTTCCATTACATTCCAAATAGCAAGTGGAGACATTACCACACAAAAGACGGATGTCATTGTAAACATATCAAATCAAACGTTTAACCTCAAAGCAG GTGTCTCTAAGGCAATTCTGGAAGGTGCTGGACCACAGGTTGAAGCAGAATGTGCTCAGCTAG CCTCACAACCTCACGATGACCTTATAACCACACAAGCAGGAAACCTGATGTGcaaaaaaataattcatcttgTTGCCCTGAACGATACCAAATCTTTTGTCTCCAAAGTGCTCCAGGAGTGTGAACTGAAGAAGTACACATCGGTTGCCTTCCCAGCAATTGGAACAG GTCAGGCAGGCCTTGATCCAGCAGTAGTAGCTAATAACATGATGGATGCTGTAGTTGATTTTGCAAGTGATAAATCTGTTCAAATtgtgaaaaacattaaaattatcaTCTTCCAGCCACAACTACTAAGTGTGTTCCATGCAAACATGCAGAAAAGAGAAGGTACTGCTAAAGTACCTGATGCACCTGCATCAGAGTCCTTCTTGTCAAAATGTGCTT CATTCTTCGGCTTGGGAAAACGTGCTACAGAAAAAAAGCCTGCAatggttttgcaaaaaaaaattgagagaactGTTTTTCAGATTTGTGGTGAAAGCCAAAAAAACATGGAAGATGCTATATCCTGGAttaaaaacctgattttaaagGAACAGCATGAAAGCAGTATCTCAGATGAATGGATTTCAAGCTTTGATGACCAGGAATATAAGGAACTGGCAGACCTCCAGAAGAAACTGTCCATTCAGCTGGAATACAAGTATCCTGTGCCTTTAATTCGAGTTTCTGGTGTTACCAAAGACGTCTTGCGTGCTTGCTTGGAAATTCAAGGCATGATCAAAAGAGTTAGCTCGGTTCAAGAAGAACAGTCCAAGGCAGAACTTCTCAGCAACCTAGTTGAGTGGCAATATATAGAAAATAATCAGTACCTGCCTTTTGACAGCCTAACAAATCTACGCTTAGAGGATGCTGCAGCATTAAACCAAAAAGAGATTAACATCACCATTTGGAATAAAAACTATCAAGTGGATCTGGAAGCCAAACGTGCTATAGATGACAAAGGGAAAAGTATGGCCATTCTACGAATCTCAAAAGATGAAG GTAAACAGTTAATAGCTCTCCCTGAAGAGTGGTGTGATATGAAACAAGAACGTGTCAAAGTGATGGAGTTACATCAAGAAATGAAAGAATATCGAGATGTTCAGATGAAGTTTCAACAGACGTGTTCAGCATTCAAAATTGAAAAG